From a region of the Nitrospiraceae bacterium genome:
- the secY gene encoding preprotein translocase subunit SecY, with protein MFERLLTSFQNIFKIPELRTRVLFTLGMLVVYRIGAHIPTPGINGEALSEFLTKQGGALLGFLDIFSGGSLSRLTIFALGIMPYISASIILQLLTVVIPHLSKLAKEGERGRKKIIQYTRFGTIVIALIQGFGIAIGLEQMNQGAFVLSPGWGFRFMTVITLCAGTGFLMWLGEQITERGIGNGISLIIFAGIVARLPAAVAQTFDLYKLGQLSFPLLIVLTVVMVGVVAAIVFLESGRRKVPVQYAKRVIGRRVYGGQSTHIPLKINTAGVIPPIFASSIIAFPATIAGFFETPWIKAIGAQLAPGSLLYTLMYVGLIVFFCFFYTAVVMNPVDMADNLKKYGGFVPGIRPGQRTSDYIYSVLTKITFAGAIYLAIVCVIPEFLIYKLNVPFYFGGTSLLIVIGVGLDTAQQIESHLLNRNYDGFLAKGRLRGRTS; from the coding sequence GTGTTTGAGCGACTCCTGACCAGTTTTCAGAACATCTTCAAGATTCCCGAATTGCGCACCCGCGTGCTGTTCACGCTTGGGATGCTCGTCGTTTATCGAATCGGCGCGCACATTCCAACCCCGGGGATCAACGGAGAAGCATTATCTGAATTCCTGACCAAGCAGGGTGGTGCGCTGCTTGGCTTCCTGGACATTTTTTCCGGTGGGTCGCTGTCGAGGCTCACGATCTTTGCGCTGGGTATCATGCCTTACATCAGCGCCTCGATCATTCTGCAGTTGCTCACGGTTGTTATCCCCCACCTTTCCAAGTTGGCCAAGGAAGGGGAACGCGGTCGGAAGAAGATCATTCAGTACACCCGTTTCGGTACCATCGTCATTGCGCTGATTCAGGGATTCGGGATTGCTATCGGTCTGGAGCAAATGAATCAGGGCGCTTTCGTGCTGAGTCCTGGCTGGGGCTTCCGGTTCATGACGGTGATCACCCTCTGCGCGGGAACGGGGTTCCTGATGTGGCTGGGTGAACAAATCACTGAGCGTGGGATCGGCAACGGCATCTCGCTGATCATCTTTGCCGGCATCGTGGCACGACTCCCGGCGGCGGTTGCGCAAACGTTCGACCTTTACAAGCTGGGGCAGCTGAGCTTCCCCTTGCTAATCGTGCTGACCGTGGTGATGGTTGGAGTCGTTGCGGCGATCGTCTTTCTTGAAAGCGGACGACGGAAGGTGCCGGTCCAGTATGCCAAACGAGTCATCGGTCGTCGAGTGTATGGTGGCCAAAGCACCCACATTCCGCTGAAGATCAATACGGCTGGAGTCATTCCTCCGATTTTCGCGTCATCGATTATCGCGTTTCCGGCGACAATCGCTGGGTTTTTTGAGACGCCGTGGATCAAAGCTATCGGGGCGCAGCTCGCCCCGGGCTCCTTGTTGTATACGCTTATGTACGTCGGCTTGATCGTCTTTTTCTGTTTCTTCTATACGGCGGTGGTCATGAATCCCGTTGATATGGCGGATAATCTGAAAAAGTACGGCGGATTCGTCCCGGGTATCCGGCCGGGACAACGGACGTCTGACTATATCTACTCGGTACTGACGAAAATCACCTTTGCCGGAGCGATCTATCTGGCTATAGTCTGCGTCATCCCTGAGTTTCTGATCTACAAACTCAATGTGCCGTTTTATTTCGGCGGCACCTCCTTGTTGATCGTGATCGGTGTGGGGTTGGACACGGCTCAGCAGATTGAATCTCATTTGCTTAATCGGAATTATGACGGTTTCCTTGCCAAGGGCCGTCTCCGTGGCAGGACGTCGTAG
- the rplO gene encoding 50S ribosomal protein L15: MKLHELAPAKGAKHKRKRIGRGPGSGHGKTATKGHKGLKARSGGAKRPGFEGGQMPLIRRIPKFGFQNPFRTEYAIVNLKSLAELQTTEAITPELLISQGLVRRKGQLVKILGQGEVSRPLVVQAHKFSKSAETKIQAAGGRAEVIRGV, from the coding sequence ATGAAATTACATGAATTAGCACCCGCTAAGGGAGCAAAGCACAAGAGAAAACGCATCGGGCGCGGGCCGGGATCGGGTCATGGCAAGACTGCCACTAAAGGACATAAGGGCTTAAAAGCCAGGTCCGGCGGTGCCAAACGGCCGGGCTTCGAAGGCGGCCAGATGCCGTTGATTCGCCGTATCCCAAAGTTTGGTTTCCAAAACCCCTTCCGTACGGAATATGCGATCGTGAATTTGAAGAGTCTTGCAGAACTGCAGACCACGGAAGCGATTACGCCTGAGCTCCTGATCAGTCAAGGCCTCGTGCGACGCAAAGGGCAACTCGTGAAAATCCTCGGACAGGGAGAGGTCTCCAGACCGCTCGTGGTCCAGGCCCACAAGTTCAGCAAGTCCGCGGAGACCAAGATTCAGGCTGCCGGCGGGAGGGCCGAGGTCATTCGCGGTGTTTGA
- the rpmD gene encoding 50S ribosomal protein L30, giving the protein MSTTKKGTPQAGLRITLKRSPIGTPYRHRLVLRGLGLRKLNATVVRPATDQVKGMIDKVGYLLEVSPQ; this is encoded by the coding sequence ATGAGCACCACAAAAAAGGGAACCCCCCAGGCGGGGCTGCGCATTACGTTGAAGCGAAGTCCGATCGGTACGCCGTACCGGCATCGTCTAGTCCTTCGTGGGCTGGGGCTGCGAAAGCTGAACGCAACGGTTGTTCGGCCCGCCACCGACCAGGTCAAGGGTATGATCGACAAAGTGGGTTACTTGCTGGAAGTGAGTCCGCAATGA
- the rpsE gene encoding 30S ribosomal protein S5 yields MRVNPEELSLKDKVVFINRVAKVVKGGKRFNFCALVVVGDGHGYVGVGKGKAAEVPVAISKAVEQAKKHLVRVPLKGGTIPHEVHGLFGGEHVLLKPAADGTGIIAGGAVRAVVELVGAHNIIAKTLGRGNPFNTVRATIQGLQQLRDPQEVMHLRRSVGAQVQVTI; encoded by the coding sequence GTGCGAGTCAATCCTGAAGAACTGAGTTTAAAAGACAAGGTGGTCTTCATCAATCGTGTGGCCAAGGTCGTCAAGGGCGGTAAGCGCTTCAATTTTTGCGCGCTGGTCGTCGTGGGCGACGGTCACGGCTATGTCGGAGTCGGCAAGGGGAAAGCAGCCGAAGTACCCGTAGCCATCTCCAAGGCGGTCGAACAAGCCAAGAAGCATCTGGTTCGGGTACCCCTCAAGGGGGGCACGATTCCGCATGAAGTTCACGGCTTGTTCGGTGGCGAGCACGTGCTGCTCAAGCCGGCGGCCGATGGGACTGGGATCATCGCTGGCGGCGCAGTGCGCGCGGTTGTGGAGTTAGTCGGCGCCCATAATATTATCGCCAAGACGCTCGGACGCGGCAATCCATTCAATACCGTGCGGGCCACGATTCAAGGCTTGCAGCAATTGCGAGATCCGCAAGAGGTTATGCATCTGCGCCGGAGCGTGGGTGCCCAAGTACAGGTGACGATCTAA
- the rplR gene encoding 50S ribosomal protein L18 produces the protein MNTLEKTRQLERRRQRVRKTVVGTTDRPRLNVFRSRSHIYAQIIDDLRGHTLAAASTLDKGLRTTLKSTGSIEAAKAVGKLLAERAKAAQVSSVVFDRGGRIYHGRIKALADASREGGLQF, from the coding sequence ATGAATACTCTAGAAAAAACACGTCAACTTGAACGGCGCCGTCAGCGCGTTCGTAAGACCGTCGTCGGCACTACCGACCGCCCGCGGCTGAATGTCTTCCGGAGCCGCTCGCATATCTACGCTCAGATTATCGACGATTTGCGAGGGCATACGCTCGCAGCCGCGTCGACGTTGGACAAGGGGTTACGGACAACCCTAAAATCCACAGGCAGTATTGAGGCGGCTAAGGCTGTCGGAAAGCTTTTGGCCGAGCGGGCCAAGGCGGCGCAAGTTTCGTCGGTTGTGTTCGACCGGGGTGGGCGTATCTACCACGGTAGAATCAAGGCATTGGCCGACGCTTCGCGGGAAGGTGGGCTACAGTTTTAG
- the rplF gene encoding 50S ribosomal protein L6: MSRIGKKPIAVPSGVDVKIAGQVVSIKGPVGKLDWRLVPGVTVAVNDGQMVVSRKNDDRQLRALHGLVRAELSNMIQGVTKGYEKSLEITGVGYKAQMQGKTMSFNVGYINPVNYTIPAGIEVKLDKQTLISIKGPDKRLVGQVAANIRGIKPPDVYKQKGIRYAGEVLRKKEGKTGK; this comes from the coding sequence AATCGCCGTACCAAGCGGCGTCGATGTGAAGATTGCCGGTCAGGTGGTATCCATCAAGGGTCCGGTGGGGAAACTGGATTGGAGGCTCGTACCCGGTGTGACTGTTGCCGTCAACGACGGACAAATGGTGGTCAGCCGGAAGAATGACGACCGTCAGCTCCGAGCCCTCCACGGTTTGGTGCGGGCCGAGTTGAGCAATATGATTCAAGGTGTCACCAAAGGCTACGAAAAGTCCCTGGAAATTACTGGCGTCGGTTACAAGGCGCAAATGCAGGGGAAAACGATGAGCTTCAACGTCGGGTACATCAACCCGGTGAACTATACGATCCCCGCTGGCATCGAAGTGAAGCTCGATAAGCAGACGCTCATCTCCATTAAGGGGCCGGATAAGCGGCTGGTCGGACAAGTTGCCGCCAACATTCGTGGTATTAAACCGCCTGACGTCTACAAGCAGAAGGGCATCCGCTATGCCGGCGAAGTCTTGAGAAAGAAAGAAGGAAAGACAGGAAAGTAA